The sequence below is a genomic window from Mercenaria mercenaria strain notata chromosome 14, MADL_Memer_1, whole genome shotgun sequence.
taaacgttgGTGTAAGatgttaaatagcttttaatactGGTGAAGTTATAAATACGCTGGAAGAAAACTTCAGTCCTTAGTGCAGCGCaaactgcatatataaaatgtacataactttgcattaggtatttcatcttacatcttatgtctaaggtattaggtatttcatcttatgtcaaaggtattaggaattaggtgtttcatcttatgtctaaggaCTTATATACTCTCTATTGTGGCTAACGTACTTTATAATAGATAAAGTatatagtttgtataaatatagtgttCAGTTACAGACATAAGTTAGTTCAGAGTTTGCTAACAGCGCAGTTAACAAAAGACGACGCACAAGATCTGTAATGAAACATATAATGCAGCAAGATAACAaaccgacccccccccccccaaaaaaaaaaaaaaaaacaacaacagaaaataagACATGGGTTTATTTAGCttgtttatgggcagtaatgaaatatataatcctgcaagacaacaaactgaaatgaatcactaggaaactcggggcgttgaattcttcatgtgaggaagccatccagctggcttacggaaagtcggtggttcttcccaggtgcccgctcgtgatgaaataatgcacggaggggcacctggggtctttctccaccattaaagcttgaaagtcgccatatgatctatcggtgcgacgttaaataaaaaaaaaaaaggaaataggaAATGGTTTCTATCgagtctgtttatgggcagtaatgaaatacataatactGCATATACCCATTTGCGCCAGTTTCCAGTTTAAGCCATTCTCTATTTTTAGGAACAGCGAAACCCTTAATAACGATCCTAGGTCTagtgactctaggttaaatacttttcgagatatacatgacatatcTTCGGACAGACGTACTGACAAGAATAATTGACAGCGCACTCGaatattcgaagaattgatggaagtatgggtttaaaatatctgacaaaagataaaaaaatagataagacgaacaatctacctgtatttgtggatctggatatatcttgtactatatggcaatgtgtggccatgatgttaagcaagtgttcaaagtttcgaagTTATACATCAAGccttttagacaaaatatggaattgtatgcgaaacgtaacttatttctatgccaaaagaaaaagccataactgagctaaagatcttgtcctagttatgtagtcttaccaacatatgtatactatgatggtaaacaagtggtcatcagaaaaagttgtttaaaggtacttctatttCTGTCTCTAATGGCTTCAGAAATGGATCAAATGTCCCGTGTTTAAACTacaaacaaagtttaatgaaaattcagcaaaagacttcatgaaaaaatgtttaaaggtatttctgtgtttAGCTCTAGAGGACCCTACAAGGGGACCATTGcgcgttttgaaacaaatttggaaatgaccttataatggtggtacagaccaaatttgatcaAGGTCCATCATGCTGTTCATAGTATAggtcgtttaaagcttttttctagttttagctctagtggtcactaaaaggggtaaagtgccacaagcagtaatcgttaacgtccgccaattttgtttccctattgagaactaggcaaatctaacttttgataagtaacacacaaggtataacacctaagaggtaatgcttaacatgtaagaggtaactgATAATACGTTAAacataatatgtcatacataaaaggttatgcataaaaactaagacaaaatgtacCTAATAGGCTTCCAACTAGTATATGCACAAAACAACTTACGAAatatacataaaaagtgtttatcTGTTCAAACAGAGACTGCTGATGTATCCAATAAGAGACATCTAACTTATTAGGAAGTAAATAAACCCCGTCTGAATAACGACTTTAATGTCGTAAAATGCAATAATAATGTTATTTGGTCGGCATTcgtcagggcccagttgttcgaaactttaacaggcgattaagctaacggttgattaacttttagggctatttttcggcatttcagatactttgaaaaacaaatgtatgagatAAGAATTTTGAACACTGGAAagtctttacaataaaatcaaaacatcatactagtgtgtcccaccaagtctagtattttgaatcaaaatttaaccgatAGTTAGTTTAACAatcggttaaagtttcgaacaaccgggCCCTGGTTGCAAGAATGTACCATGTAATTTAGCCAAGGGAATGTCTGATAATTGGTATGTGATGTAAAATTTTGAACACGATCGTAAGCATTTAGCACGCACGCACCACACGAAGGACATTAAACATGCATGCAATGAAAGACCAAcgacacttttttattttattaatgttatttgaaacttgataataataataagaagtcGTCACGCGCAAATTACATGACGGAAAGAAGCTATCAGACACGTAAAGACGATAAAAGTGGAGCAAAGGCAGCGGCTGAAAACTATGTAACCCGAGTATCAGTTATACATTTAAAAATCCATACTGACCTTAAAAGGATGCCAGCTATAATGTGAATTTACTCAGAATTATTGATAAACTTTAAGGTTTTGTTTATGCAACAAGTTTGATAtttatgctgtttaatttttatctttCCAATATCATGGAACACGTGCCAAAGTTAATAGAATATCTCTAAAGCCCTACTAATTTTCTACGACTTACGTTAAAGACAATATTCTGAATCTgaatttaataacttttaagaATATGCATATGATGTCATTTGGTCTAAATATAGTTACCTGATTAGTGCAAAAATGTCAGTTGAGAGGAGGTCTGGGCTTCCTACCTACCCTATCTTTTGAGCAAGtttccagaaaaaaatgtttaggccttatgatagtgaacaattgtgccggttacatcaaaatccctcaatgcatgaagaagaaatgctccggacaaagttgtcattcatAGATCTGGTTTGgtctcttagtgtgaccttgacctcagacctagggacTAGGTTCTTACGCATGCTAGCTACTCCATCTAATAAtggtaaagagtttttttcaaattacatgAAAATCCCTCCGTGTTTGAAgaggaaatgctccggacaaagttgtcattcttgtatcccggagcgttcccataatacgtcccgttgaCAAAATTCGCCACAAAAAAGTCACACTTTCCACCAGGGCATTAAATAAATTGATCtttacatgtttttcttttcatttgttgACCATTGCAGTAATTATTTGCATGGTTTAACGTGTTAGGATAgttctatttttttcaaaatatttttccaagGATCATCTTTTTCATCCCAAATAACTCTTTTTAGAAAATGATATCATACATATTTTGTCAgattatgtacatgtactttgatGAAGTTAGCTAcacacatacaaatatataatagATAGTGCAtactttgtatttttagtttcaaTGCTAAAAAGGTGGAGAtatgtaataaaagggtcattataacagtagccagATCTGGGATTccgtattcggctctcgtggattttaccACATCAGATCACACTCGGTGCTTGCGAGACTCGTATGATTCGACCTGGCGAAATCCCCTCGagtcgaatacagcatcccagattaAGCTACTattattaaagcagcatgcctccagatttggctaaaaataatctttcgtTCAAATTGAAATCTGGTCAGTAATTAAGTCTGTCAGaagttaagttttaaagccttcttaagaaatatagcatgtatttcaagatatctaattttttgttgttgtcgaacgatctggaggcatgctgctttaaagctTTTACAcgtaattactgacaaactttatgttacagacacacatgagaatttgctgtttttactactttttacgatgaagatcgaaaagcgtttgtcacgcttttactccagataaactgtctcgattatacatgtctatattttgaagtcattattcactgtttcaactatagcgctattggttacgacgacgggaaaatgtttttattgccgcggcggtccggggctCGATTCCCGGcgaggtcatatttttttcttgatatggaacttttaaaatgttttagaaacaaaaattcatattctaatgttcataatatgaccaaacttcaatttaaaagaaagattatttttagccaaatctggaggcatgctggtAATGTTTTCTCTTGATATTCAGTTATACAAGTTGTTTTACCCACGTTTATTTGAACAAAGGAAGAATGAGTCTCAAtggatataattgaaaataaaattatataaaagacaCAAGGTCGAtcgtagagaaaaaaaaaaacgaaaaaaaaacaaaaaaaaaaaaaaaacaacaacacggttgatagattaagtttatttcaaaagaacaacttagattttttaaagttctgCTTTTAAAGTGCAAATACCTGGGTTATTAAACTAAATGATTGAAGTAAATGGTTTTTGATTAAGAGCATATCTGCACTTCGCAAGAGCATGACAAATTCTATTAAGGTTTAAATAAGGATACCGGAATGGCATACGAAAAAAGTGTAATTGAACGGAGATATTCGATTGCCATTATAGAATGTAAGGTATTAAATGCCAAcgtttctattttctttgtatAAACAATCATTTACTAGTATAACATTTTAACGGCCGGCGGATGTCAGGGAAAACACACAGTTAAtaacaaagtttaaagtaaagTTCCAAAATTTAATGAGGCACGAAATACGCGCTTAAGTTAACTAGACTCTATGTCTATTCCTTTCAAGTAAgcacaataaacaaataaacagttcaatttcacattgaaatacgtataacttaattaatataatgTGGACACAGCTCAAGATATACAGTATatcggaaagacggacggatggTTTCAAAAGACTTACTGCCTAACTTGCAGTTTGAATTTGGCGCTCTTACGCAAGAACTACGTATACGAACAAAGTGCTGACGCCATTGTCCGCCCCGCCAGCCAATATATAGCCTCCTGGGATGTGACCACGTGATGTAACTGACCAATGGCTGAAGGACGGTGAGGAAGGTGTGTCCGGGTAAATCAATCAAATACAGACCGGGCACCGTTCTCCAATGAAATCACAGAAAGGTGACCGGCCGGAATTCCAGGTCACCAGTCTCTCTACGGAGCTTCAGCCAGGGTTTCTCgcaaataatgtattaaataaacaaGGTCTTAAGTGAAAGTAAACCTCAAACAATTCCTTGtttcataacaagtattttgatatataacacTCTAAGAAATATGAAGTAGTTTAATCACAATCATGGAAAAACACTTTGAAGCGGGGCTGTTAGCAGACGCTCAGATAGACCGGTAAGAGATTTTACATTGGCACATCAGAAAATCATAAAATGCTACAAATATGGCCTAAATCTAATTAAATCTAAGTGTGGCTGGAATAATAGAATGTATACTGTTGCTGTTTACATAGGTACCTTACACCTTTACCAAGTAAATGTCACATAATCGTAAATATTTCTCTTCCGgtctgcaacaacaacaacaaaaatggcagCCTCCATGAAAGAAGCTTTTTGCACTGTAGAAAATCGTAAATATAAGGAGTTAAACTGTATATCAGGTGAAGTGACTTGACAATCTAAGCAGATATACTAATACTGTAAGTAAGTGAATATTTTCTGAGAGTTTACATGCGTTATCAGTAGAAATAAACAAGCTGGGAgctgaaaaatgtacatgtacaaaaatacagttttgggTTTTCTTACAATATGCCTTTATCAGCATGTCTAGCCTCTCATCTCTTGCGAGACTACCTTTGTACTAAAGGTCTGTCTACAGGCAATCCGAAAAtactaaaaagaaaacaagaaacgcggcaatgccacgaaaccaggttttcaacacttttcataagaataaaaaagtatactgaatcacagtgcaccactttaaagcacagccctaaccctaaccctaaaccctaaccctatttttagtaacaatgaccttgaccttgatcccagaaaccccaaaatcaatcccaagctacaactttatataagttttctatacaccaagtttcctcatgatagctcattcctaagttaagttattgaccggaaaccctttctcattttaagtaacagtgacattgaccttgaccccagaaaccccaaaatcaatcccagcctttgtcttgatataagctacatacataccaagttttattcaaatatctttaccgaaacaaaagttattgaccggaaacaccagtttgaagccgccgcccgcccgcccaacgacataccccaatctaataacctaggttttcgttgaaaacctggttaataaaaacattaaggACGGAACATAATgcaatgaaaccatggtcacgtggtCACGTGATTGATACACGTTAACGCTTATACTGCGTAGGCAGACATCAGGACATCAAGAAAcacctactttcacttttatgTTATAAAACGGTCTCGACataacttttgaagcatataacgtagctctGGCATGAAAATGACCATTTTCAGGCCAGAAAATTatactatatattgatatggactacactCGAGTTGACCACGGAGGCATATATACGACGAGATACACGTTTGTACCTATAAAGATATCAAAGTTTTCAACATTATGCTGTCGAAATCACTTTTTGTACATAAGACAATTATCAACAGTCCTTTTCAAATTCTCAGTTTGACAGATTGATCATTGTCGGAATAAGACATCTATAAGATAAGTAGTCCATACCTGCAAAATTGTGAAACGCTAAGAATATATcaactttttttaatttgtattataaGGCATTGTTTTTCTGTATTGTGTCTGATTTCTGCAGCGTATTCCCACGTTGCTAAGTCATTCAACCATAGCAACCAAAATTTGCACACTGATATTACGTTGCAATGTAATTTAGTTGCAATTGCAAGATATTAGAAGCGTAATAGAGTACATCTTTTTGGAGAGTATTCAATTCGGGTGGGCCGTTTCCGGGCGGTCGGCAtacaaaagcatgtccgctctctaagccAAACAGTTcgaattttgtgacattttttatgggcataatatctcggccaagtatgATAATTAGTcgaatcgccccaggcactcttggagtATGGTCCTTTAACTAGGCCAAATTCGatgacaggcgtattttgtgacagtctgccactcttgtttgaTGTTTCTTACATGTATTTCTTGAAAGGTGTGCCTGTTCACTGAACAAATCAGCTGATCTGCTATATCCGTGGCCAattggttaatgtcgctgacttcaaatcacttgtccctcatcgatgtgggttcgtaCCTCACTCCAGGCGTttaattgttcatgtgaggaagctggctTACAGacgatcggtggttctacccgggtgctcgctcgtgatgcaaTTATTCACAGAGCGGCATATAGGGTCTTTCTCATCAAACCTGGAATGTCgcgatatgacctataactgtgtcggtgcgaagttgaacccaacaaataaatagaaaataaattgttCTAAAGGTATGTTAACCTtcgaaaatgtaataaattgcAAGTGACGAATAAGTTGTTTTGTTCAGTTTAAAGCCGTGCAGCATAAGTATGTAAAACTGGTCGATTTAGACTAGCATGTACAAGACAGTGTGTGTAACATTAATACAGTAAAACATTGAATGCAAAACTTGTTGAGTGCAAAACGTATTACGTATCATATCCATGTAAATGATAACTTAATCTTCAAACTatgttgcaaaataaataaaatgatttagcGTTGGTTTATTGTAATTATGAAAATCTTGCCATGACAGTAAGGGTATCAGGGTATCATCAAATTTTGAGCGGGtctttatgttatatatttatgaCCTCAGCAGTTTTTTTATCATATGTGTACTTATACTTTGCGGCAGATTCTAACATAATACCAAGATCGCATctccaatcttttttgttttataatgacagatgagataaaattataaataattatgaaattgaTAAAAGAAGCACCGTGCTCAACCAGACATTCTATCATTACGCTTTGTTTTAAATACAGAAATcctcaaaatgaatattttactttGATAACATTTATACTGAAAAAATGGCTGATATTTTTTGCAGATCTAGGTTTCACTCTTATGTTTGTATGAACTACAGAGCTATACAGTTTGCCGATATATACTAATTTTAAGAAAACACACTAATAAAAGCTCAAGGAAAAGGTCCAAATGTTGTCCCCGGCTACCTTTAGGCAGCATTCGCTATATATGTAGGTtcactttaataataataataataataataataataataatgataatgataataaaaatgatgataataacaaattctttattttctgACGGTAACATGTACAGACATGCAAATAAAACGTTTACCGCATCTTAATTCAAGCACTGCCTTCTATTACGTAAAATTGTGCAGACCTTAAATTACATGATAATCACTAAGAAAACATATCTAAAATCGCATTCATATTTAAACattgtacataaaataaaataagttcatAGGCAAACACTTCAAACTATCTAGAACCTGCATGGAATGGAATTCTTTGAGAACCAACTAAGGAAAATACATGCACAATTTATCAACTTCCACCAAACCATTTCAGGTAAGATATGTAAGTAAAACTGTTGATACGGGACGAGGTACAAAGTTCAGAATAGCTCAAATGTCAAAGAAACTCTTCGATGGTACAtagaaaggtcaaaggtcaacgttcGCAACTCTTGACACAGGCacaagtaaatatatatacaccCGAATTTCAAACGACTTTATTCATagtttaaaatgtactttttccAAGCTTTGTGAGTCTGTTCTGTAAAAACTGTGTCAATTTCTGCTCTCAGACAatagaaataagacttaaaagaaatatgaatacatttttgtcGCAGTTAAACATGTAAGGAGAACGTCAATTAATTAATGTCCGAGTTTTAAACTATTTacctgaaatgtttttttttttatttggtagaCGTTAAAAATATCCCTGtattaaataagaaaaacatcagATATTTCGAAAAGTCCTCATCATTAAGCAATGCATACTTGTTATAAGTAATAAGATTTGAAgcttcaaatattaaaaataaaaatgaattaataaaggtATAACAAATGAAGGTAAACAAATGCAAGTCTACGTCAATACGgactattttatttgttttttttttcaaatatttttgtgaaagaaaTAAGAATAACCACTATTACTAGTATGCAATACATATTTTATCACAAGCTCAATTATACACCCCGTTAATCTACAGAGGAACctgaaacataaacattttattgacatTCCAGtatcatatcgggtgcgtgacctTATTTGTGACGTTATTTTCATGCATGTCGTcacgtttaaaagttttttaacgACGATATATTCGTTCATTCGCGGAATAATATTAcgttcctaaagtcgcgcaatatttccgcttcagaactcgtgcatatttctagaaacaaatataataacctataaataatCTTCAAAAAGAAAGGAACATAATAATTACTTAATATCTGTAACATCTTTCGATTGCAGGCAAGGGCGAGTTCCAAATGCCCActtttgaatatcttttatagtTTTTCTATATTTGTTCATGAAATTCATTCTTTCACATATATTACACATCGCTCTTTGATAGACCTTCAAATACCCTGGAGAATAGTATTGACTCTTTTTCTGTAGAAGATCAGCATATTCATCAACACTAAGGTTCTTTAAGAAGTTTCCAAGATCCTTGACAGTCTTAAAGTCATCTGTTGCTATGTGTGTTCCTACAGGAAAATGTTGCTTTGCTTCTCCAGGGCTACCACCACGTGTCAACATAATTAAATCATAATTGAAGTTTTCGTAGaacttttctgtaaaatattgatGGCATAAAGCATTCTCAAATGCTAGATAAAATCTGAAAGTTGTATTTAGAAGCTGAAAACAGTTTTCGTCATGTTTATAGCGCGCTCCACAGGTCCACTTTTCACCGCAATGTCCCAAAACCTCTACATCAATATACTTCCGTAAAATGTTAACATATTCCTGTCGTTTCGAATGCGTATGGCAATGTGATGCTATCATTAATAGTGTTCGATTTTTATTTTTAGCGATGGATTTAAAGTCCTTTCTCATCGCACGTTTGTGTCTAAGTATTTCTCCATAAGGTAGAAATATGTCTGTGTTATCCTTGTTGTAGGTCATTGTCCAGTTAAATGAGTATTCTTTATTTCTATACCACCAATTACCATTTGCTCCGTATGAAAAAGGAGATTCGTGAGCTTCAAAAATCCAAACTTGACCATTTGGACGagtaaaatcaagttttcttgGCATGTTCTGACCATCAAATATAACTGCTTGGCTATTATTTGCTTCTAGTTTGTTAAAGGTCATATTGCAATTGCGGTACTCGCATTTGGCAAATCCACAATACATGACGTCTTTGCGATAAACTCGTATAAAAGCAGGGGGATTATACCAGAGAATTTGAAACGTTCGATTGCTTGAAGATGTGTTTTCAGTGATGTGAAACTTCTGTTCGTTTGAAGTTGTGTTTCCCATCATCTTCACTTCCATCTAAAATTCAGACATAACCGTATGATTAAACAAGTTGcgaaaaagtttttaattatagGCAATCATAGTTTTTATTACTCTGAATTgttcaaactgttttaaaaatattaaaaactatttcaaattCGTAGCTATGGTTCTTTAGATGTGTTTGTGTGTTTACATCATTTAATGTTAAAACTGATAAAAGGTTGGCAAAATATACTgccttttacattttaattttaaatgtcgAAGAAGAGTCCCTTTTATGTCATACAGAAACCCTCTGTACTAGCTCGTGTTATGTGTAGGATTGTTCAATTATAATCTTTCATTTCAGATCACCATTTAagttgttatttttcattttatatatacatgaaatatgAATATTACCGCAAATTTAGCCTAAACCTATCATTTTGAATTTCGCGACATGGGAAAAGGGTAAAGCAGCTTTATGaggtaaaatatatttgttagttATTTACAAGGAAATATAAGATTTcatttaaaagcaaaatatgGTCTGGTCTGATGTGACATGCTTTTTACCTCA
It includes:
- the LOC123539454 gene encoding glycoprotein 3-alpha-L-fucosyltransferase A-like, whose amino-acid sequence is MEVKMMGNTTSNEQKFHITENTSSSNRTFQILWYNPPAFIRVYRKDVMYCGFAKCEYRNCNMTFNKLEANNSQAVIFDGQNMPRKLDFTRPNGQVWIFEAHESPFSYGANGNWWYRNKEYSFNWTMTYNKDNTDIFLPYGEILRHKRAMRKDFKSIAKNKNRTLLMIASHCHTHSKRQEYVNILRKYIDVEVLGHCGEKWTCGARYKHDENCFQLLNTTFRFYLAFENALCHQYFTEKFYENFNYDLIMLTRGGSPGEAKQHFPVGTHIATDDFKTVKDLGNFLKNLSVDEYADLLQKKSQYYSPGYLKVYQRAMCNICERMNFMNKYRKTIKDIQKWAFGTRPCLQSKDVTDIK